In Streptomyces capitiformicae, one genomic interval encodes:
- a CDS encoding sigma-70 family RNA polymerase sigma factor: protein MSDGTATVELDARLEKHRVELTGYCYRMLGSSFEAEDAVQDTMIRAWRSYEKFEGRSSLRSWLYRIATNVCLDMLTAGNKRARPMDLTESTPLAQAALAPRPDNTWLEPVPDARVLPTTADPAEAAVAKESVRLAFVAALQKLPSKQRAVLILREVLAWKASEVAELLDTSVASVNSALQRARATLAEGDGQVAEGDVSDPLDDEQQKLLERYVAAFEGYDMAALTALLHEDAVMTMPPFDLWLTGTSDITGFMTTLGAPCAGSHLVPVAVNGLPGFAQYKPDPEQGGFSAWAVQVLEISEGRIAGFHCFLDTARWFPLFGLPLHIEGKPDEAQ from the coding sequence ATGAGTGACGGTACGGCGACGGTGGAACTGGATGCCCGGCTGGAGAAGCACCGGGTCGAGCTGACCGGGTACTGCTACCGGATGCTCGGCTCGTCCTTCGAGGCGGAGGACGCGGTGCAGGACACGATGATCCGGGCCTGGCGGAGCTATGAGAAGTTCGAAGGGCGGTCGTCGCTGCGGTCGTGGCTGTACCGGATCGCCACGAATGTGTGTCTGGACATGCTGACCGCGGGGAACAAGCGGGCCCGGCCCATGGATCTGACCGAGTCCACGCCTCTCGCCCAGGCGGCCCTCGCCCCGCGCCCGGACAACACCTGGCTGGAGCCGGTCCCGGACGCCCGGGTGCTGCCGACGACCGCCGACCCGGCCGAGGCCGCGGTGGCGAAGGAGTCCGTGCGGCTGGCGTTCGTCGCGGCGCTGCAGAAGCTGCCGTCGAAGCAGCGGGCGGTCCTCATCCTGCGCGAGGTGCTGGCGTGGAAGGCGAGCGAGGTCGCCGAGCTGCTGGACACCTCGGTCGCCTCGGTGAACAGCGCGTTGCAGCGGGCCCGCGCGACCCTTGCCGAGGGCGACGGCCAGGTGGCGGAGGGCGATGTCTCCGACCCGCTCGACGACGAGCAGCAGAAGCTGCTGGAGCGGTATGTGGCCGCCTTTGAGGGATACGACATGGCGGCGCTCACGGCCCTGCTGCACGAGGACGCGGTCATGACGATGCCGCCGTTCGATCTGTGGCTGACCGGGACGAGCGACATCACCGGGTTCATGACCACGCTCGGCGCGCCCTGTGCCGGCTCGCACCTCGTGCCGGTCGCGGTGAACGGGCTGCCGGGCTTCGCGCAGTACAAGCCGGATCCGGAGCAGGGCGGCTTCAGCGCGTGGGCCGTGCAGGTGCTGGAGATATCAGAGGGCCGGATCGCCGGGTTCCACTGCTTTCTCGACACCGCCCGCTGGTTCCCCCTCTTCGGCCTCCCCCTCCACATCGAAGGCAAGCCCGACGAGGCCCAGTAG
- a CDS encoding STAS domain-containing protein — protein sequence MSYVRLAGLPFVDAMTPAVLVLAGPLTRDGVPGLCDDVRALLDATGAGTVVCDVGGIGPPGLATIDALARMQLAARRAGGRIRLRDPDPSLRALLGLVGLAFDVEGEAEEGEPAGGVEKAVEPGDPAL from the coding sequence ATGAGTTACGTCCGCCTGGCAGGTCTACCGTTCGTGGACGCCATGACACCCGCTGTACTCGTGCTGGCCGGCCCCCTCACCAGGGACGGGGTGCCGGGGCTCTGTGACGACGTGCGGGCGCTGCTCGACGCGACCGGGGCCGGGACGGTGGTGTGCGATGTCGGGGGGATCGGACCTCCCGGCCTCGCCACCATCGACGCACTGGCCCGGATGCAGCTCGCCGCGCGGCGGGCCGGGGGCCGGATACGGCTGCGGGACCCGGACCCTTCCCTGCGCGCGCTACTGGGCCTCGTCGGGCTTGCCTTCGATGTGGAGGGGGAGGCCGAAGAGGGGGAACCAGCGGGCGGTGTCGAGAAAGCAGTGGAACCCGGCGATCCGGCCCTCTGA
- a CDS encoding Uma2 family endonuclease: protein MSALTVDHTTASGHEWDDLVRIWQETDAPEGCKVEIIEGIVTVAPPPSIAHNDIADRVQRRLYPEIPEDWGIYQTLGTAVPSRAGLYIPDLAVAPRDALYAEGDGNYIPAAAAELVVEITSKSNASNDRIKKAAGYAQAGVPLYLLIDGWAPGGPTVTLYGEPKGDVYRVLRAGKFGDAIELPEPFAFTLDTSVFPAK, encoded by the coding sequence ATGAGCGCACTCACTGTCGACCACACGACGGCCAGTGGCCACGAGTGGGACGACCTCGTCCGAATCTGGCAGGAGACGGACGCCCCCGAGGGCTGCAAGGTGGAGATCATCGAGGGGATCGTCACCGTGGCACCACCGCCGTCCATTGCCCACAACGACATTGCCGACCGCGTGCAGCGTCGCCTCTATCCGGAGATCCCAGAAGACTGGGGGATCTATCAGACGCTGGGCACGGCTGTACCGTCTCGTGCCGGGCTCTACATTCCTGACCTCGCTGTCGCGCCCAGGGATGCTTTGTACGCCGAAGGAGACGGCAACTACATCCCCGCAGCCGCCGCCGAACTGGTCGTCGAGATCACCTCGAAGTCCAACGCGAGCAACGATCGGATCAAGAAGGCCGCGGGCTATGCCCAGGCAGGAGTGCCCCTGTACCTGCTCATCGACGGCTGGGCCCCGGGCGGTCCCACCGTCACGCTCTACGGGGAGCCCAAGGGTGACGTCTATCGCGTATTGCGCGCGGGCAAGTTCGGCGACGCCATCGAACTCCCTGAGCCCTTCGCGTTCACGCTGGACACCAGTGTGTTCCCGGCCAAGTAG
- a CDS encoding thymidine phosphorylase — protein MSMDAISVIRTKRDRGELSDEQIDWVIDAYTRGEVADYQMAALNMAILLNGMNRREIARWTAAMIASGERMDFSSLSRPTADKHSTGGVGDKITLPLAPLVAACGAAVPQLSGRGLGHTGGTLDKLESIPGWRALLSNEEMLSVLDGVGAVICAAGDGLAPADKKLYALRDVTGTVESIPLIASSIMSKKIAEGTGSLVLDVKVGSGAFMKTLDDARELASTMVGLGTDHGVKTVALLTDMSTPLGLTAGNALEVRESVEVLAGGGPADVVELTIALAREMLDAAGVKDADPAKALADGSAMDAWRRMIAAQGGDPDSPLPTSREQHVVKAGASGVLTRLDAYDIGIAAWRLGAGRARKEDPVQAAAGVEMHAKPGDTVTEGQPLLTLHTDTPERFAYALEAVEGSYDIAAHGTEFTASPVVLERIA, from the coding sequence TTGTCGATGGATGCCATCTCCGTCATCCGCACCAAGCGGGACCGCGGTGAGCTCAGCGACGAGCAGATCGACTGGGTCATCGACGCGTACACCCGGGGCGAGGTCGCCGACTACCAGATGGCCGCCCTCAACATGGCGATCCTCCTCAACGGCATGAACCGCCGTGAGATCGCCCGCTGGACGGCCGCGATGATCGCCTCCGGCGAGCGCATGGACTTCTCGTCCCTCTCCCGCCCGACCGCCGACAAGCACTCCACGGGCGGTGTCGGCGACAAGATCACCCTCCCGCTGGCCCCCCTGGTGGCGGCCTGCGGCGCGGCCGTTCCCCAGCTGTCGGGTCGGGGCCTTGGCCACACGGGCGGCACCCTGGACAAGCTGGAGTCGATCCCCGGCTGGCGCGCCCTGCTCTCCAACGAGGAGATGCTGTCCGTCCTGGACGGCGTCGGCGCGGTGATCTGCGCGGCGGGCGACGGCCTGGCCCCGGCGGACAAGAAGCTGTACGCACTCCGCGATGTGACCGGCACGGTCGAATCCATCCCCCTGATCGCCTCCTCGATCATGTCGAAGAAGATCGCGGAGGGTACGGGCTCGCTGGTCCTGGACGTGAAGGTGGGCAGCGGCGCCTTCATGAAGACTCTGGACGACGCCCGTGAGCTGGCCTCGACGATGGTGGGCCTGGGCACGGACCACGGAGTGAAGACGGTCGCGTTGTTGACGGACATGTCGACCCCGCTGGGCCTGACGGCGGGCAACGCCCTTGAGGTCCGCGAATCGGTGGAGGTCCTGGCGGGCGGCGGCCCCGCGGACGTCGTGGAACTCACCATCGCCCTGGCCCGCGAAATGCTGGACGCGGCGGGCGTGAAGGACGCCGACCCGGCGAAGGCCCTGGCCGACGGCTCGGCGATGGACGCCTGGCGCCGCATGATCGCGGCCCAGGGCGGCGACCCGGACTCCCCGCTCCCGACATCTCGCGAACAGCATGTGGTGAAGGCGGGCGCCTCCGGTGTCCTCACCCGCCTCGACGCCTACGACATCGGCATCGCCGCCTGGCGCCTCGGCGCCGGCCGCGCCCGCAAGGAGGACCCGGTCCAGGCCGCCGCGGGCGTCGAGATGCACGCCAAGCCGGGCGACACGGTCACCGAGGGCCAGCCCCTGCTGACCCTCCACACCGACACCCCGGAGCGCTTCGCGTACGCCCTGGAGGCGGTCGAGGGCTCGTACGACATCGCGGCGCACGGCACGGAGTTCACTGCGTCGCCGGTGGTACTGGAACGTATCGCCTGA
- a CDS encoding cytidine deaminase, translating to MTAVVDWEELRAVARDAMSHAYAPYSGYPVGVAALVDDGRTVSGCNVENASYGLGLCAECGLVSELQRTGGGRLTHFTCVDGKGEVLVPCGRCRQLLYEFGGPGLLLETPAGIVPLSEMLPQAFGPDHLTK from the coding sequence GTGACCGCCGTCGTCGACTGGGAGGAGCTGCGGGCCGTGGCCCGGGACGCCATGTCCCACGCGTACGCCCCCTACTCGGGCTACCCGGTCGGCGTCGCCGCCCTCGTCGACGACGGCCGTACGGTCTCGGGCTGCAACGTCGAGAACGCGTCGTACGGCCTCGGCCTGTGCGCCGAGTGCGGACTGGTCTCGGAGCTCCAGCGCACGGGCGGCGGCCGTCTGACGCACTTCACCTGCGTCGACGGCAAGGGCGAGGTCCTCGTCCCGTGCGGCCGCTGCCGCCAACTGCTGTACGAGTTCGGCGGCCCGGGTCTGTTGTTGGAGACCCCAGCGGGAATCGTGCCGCTCTCGGAGATGCTGCCCCAGGCCTTCGGCCCGGACCATCTCACCAAGTAA
- a CDS encoding ABC transporter permease produces MTTSTTATDVNQPSLQPATPTGRKLSLPVLLLVIAGVLALTSMVRLITGADGITNVSQMSTALQLAVPIGLAGLGGLWAERAGVVNIGLEGMMILGTWFGAWAGFQWGPWTGVLVGIIGGAIGGLLHAFVTVTFNVNHIVSGVAINILALGATRYLAPLAFVGHQGGSAKQSPAVDSLGTFTVPGLSDALRDLNAKGWFFISDIAGLLGGLVTNVSWLTIVAVALVPGTWWILWRTAFGLRLRSCGENPVAAESLGVNVYKYKYLAVIISGGLAGLGGAFLAIVANPFYLEGQTGGRGYIGLAAMIFGNWMPGGLAIGAGLFGYTDSLNLRGGSENVHALLLLGALLLLLGAIWMAVRKKYVGAAITAVVGALVLTWYAVTNEVPNQVVAATPYVITLIVLALSAQRLRMPKADGLPYRKGQGK; encoded by the coding sequence ATGACCACGAGCACCACCGCGACCGATGTCAACCAGCCCTCGCTGCAGCCGGCCACCCCGACCGGCCGCAAGCTGTCGCTGCCCGTGCTGCTGCTGGTCATCGCCGGTGTCCTGGCGCTGACCTCGATGGTCCGCCTCATCACCGGCGCGGACGGCATCACCAACGTCAGCCAGATGTCCACCGCCCTCCAACTCGCCGTCCCCATCGGCCTCGCCGGTCTCGGCGGTCTGTGGGCCGAGCGCGCGGGCGTCGTCAACATCGGCCTCGAAGGCATGATGATCCTCGGCACCTGGTTCGGCGCCTGGGCCGGCTTCCAGTGGGGCCCGTGGACCGGTGTCCTCGTCGGCATCATCGGCGGCGCGATCGGCGGTCTGCTGCACGCCTTCGTCACCGTCACCTTCAACGTCAACCACATCGTCTCCGGTGTGGCCATCAACATCCTCGCCCTCGGCGCCACCCGCTACCTCGCCCCCCTCGCCTTCGTGGGCCACCAGGGCGGCTCGGCCAAGCAGTCCCCGGCGGTCGACTCCCTCGGCACCTTCACGGTCCCCGGACTCTCCGACGCGCTGCGAGACCTCAACGCCAAGGGCTGGTTCTTCATCTCCGACATCGCCGGCCTGCTCGGCGGCCTCGTCACCAACGTCTCCTGGCTGACCATCGTCGCCGTCGCCCTGGTCCCCGGCACCTGGTGGATCCTGTGGCGCACCGCCTTCGGTCTGCGGCTGCGCTCCTGCGGGGAGAACCCGGTCGCCGCCGAGTCCCTCGGCGTCAACGTCTACAAGTACAAGTACCTCGCCGTGATCATCTCCGGCGGTCTGGCCGGCCTCGGCGGCGCCTTCCTCGCCATCGTCGCCAACCCCTTCTACCTGGAGGGCCAGACCGGCGGCCGCGGCTACATCGGCCTCGCCGCGATGATCTTCGGCAACTGGATGCCGGGCGGCCTCGCCATCGGCGCCGGCCTCTTCGGCTACACCGACAGCCTCAACCTGCGCGGCGGCTCCGAGAACGTCCACGCCCTGCTCCTCCTCGGCGCGCTGCTCCTGCTCCTCGGCGCCATCTGGATGGCCGTCCGCAAGAAGTACGTCGGAGCCGCGATCACCGCCGTCGTGGGCGCCCTCGTCCTCACCTGGTACGCCGTCACCAACGAGGTTCCCAACCAGGTCGTCGCCGCCACGCCGTACGTCATCACCCTGATCGTCCTTGCGCTCTCCGCCCAGCGACTGCGGATGCCGAAGGCGGACGGCCTGCCGTACCGGAAGGGACAAGGCAAGTGA
- a CDS encoding ABC transporter permease, whose product MKKFDKERVLLAVAGPVLALAVAFVLTAIVLLASGKNPVEPFSIMFEQASFSDIQVRIINQASLYYIAALAVAIGFRMNLFNIGVDGQYLLGAMITAIVGAHMDLPAVLQIPLLMLTAIFTGAFWAGIVGVLKVTRGVSEVVASIMLNAIATSVIGYLWLPNVFGVKVGNNNTTGEMAESGWVPGFDLGKAGEIYGLVILAALLGIGYWIVINRTRFGFDLRASGASETAAAASGVDPKRMVITAMLISGGVAGLAGLPILLGDTHTYSLNFPTGIGFLGIGIALLGRNGPVGIAFAALLWAWLDKASPELDFHDYDKEIAVIMQGLIVLSVVVSYEAVREWGLRRQQRRVGAELAAGHVLGGLGADGSADNNVKKEVAGR is encoded by the coding sequence ATGAAGAAGTTCGACAAGGAGCGCGTGCTCCTCGCGGTGGCCGGACCGGTCCTCGCGCTCGCCGTGGCCTTCGTCCTGACGGCGATCGTGCTGCTCGCCTCGGGCAAGAACCCGGTCGAGCCGTTCTCGATCATGTTCGAGCAGGCCTCGTTCTCCGACATCCAGGTCCGGATCATCAACCAGGCCTCGCTGTACTACATCGCGGCTCTCGCGGTGGCCATCGGCTTCCGGATGAACCTGTTCAACATCGGTGTCGACGGCCAGTACCTGCTCGGCGCCATGATCACCGCGATCGTCGGCGCCCACATGGACCTGCCGGCCGTCCTCCAGATCCCGCTGCTGATGCTCACCGCGATCTTCACCGGCGCCTTCTGGGCCGGCATCGTCGGTGTCCTCAAGGTCACCCGCGGGGTCAGCGAGGTCGTCGCCTCGATCATGCTGAACGCGATCGCCACCTCCGTCATCGGCTACCTCTGGCTGCCGAACGTCTTCGGCGTCAAGGTCGGCAACAACAACACCACCGGCGAGATGGCCGAGTCCGGCTGGGTGCCCGGCTTCGACCTGGGCAAGGCCGGCGAGATCTACGGCCTGGTCATCCTCGCCGCGCTGCTCGGCATCGGCTACTGGATCGTCATCAACCGCACCCGCTTCGGCTTCGACCTGCGCGCCTCCGGCGCCTCGGAGACGGCCGCCGCGGCCAGCGGTGTCGACCCCAAGCGCATGGTGATAACCGCCATGCTGATCTCCGGCGGCGTCGCGGGCCTCGCGGGCCTGCCGATCCTGCTCGGCGACACCCACACCTACAGCCTCAACTTCCCCACCGGCATCGGCTTCCTCGGCATCGGCATCGCCCTGCTCGGCCGTAACGGCCCGGTCGGTATCGCCTTCGCCGCCCTGCTGTGGGCCTGGCTCGACAAGGCCTCGCCCGAGCTGGACTTCCACGACTACGACAAGGAGATCGCGGTCATCATGCAGGGCCTGATCGTGCTCTCGGTCGTCGTCTCCTACGAGGCCGTACGCGAGTGGGGCCTGCGCCGCCAGCAGCGCCGGGTCGGCGCCGAACTCGCCGCGGGCCATGTTCTCGGCGGTCTCGGCGCCGACGGCTCCGCCGACAACAACGTCAAGAAGGAGGTGGCTGGCCGATGA
- a CDS encoding ABC transporter ATP-binding protein produces the protein MTAVELAGITKRFPGVVANHDIHLTVRQGTVHALVGENGAGKSTLMKILYGMQKPDEGTIAIDGEQVSFSSPADAIVRGIGMVHQHFMLADNLTVLENVVLGSEKLYGIGAKARRKIKEISDRYGFGVRPDVLVEELGVAERQRVEILKVLYRGARTLILDEPTAVLVPQEVDALFANLRELKAQGLSVIFISHKLGEVLSVADEITVIRRGTTVGTAVPAETTPRQLAELMVGSELPTPETAESTVTDRPVLTVEDLRLETAGGKALLDDISFTIHAGEVLGLAGVEGNGQTELVDALIGLKHADSGTITLADDVITAWPTRKRREQGVGYIPEDRHRHGLLLESPLWENRILGHVTERPNAKGVWLDPKAAQEDTRRIVEEYDVRTPGIDVTAASLSGGNQQKLIVGREMSHKPRFLIAAHPTRGVDVGAQAQIWDQIREARREGLAVLLISADLDELIGLSDTLRVIYNGRLVADADPATITPEELGSAMTGAATGHLEHEETPETPGKAPESPEDEAR, from the coding sequence GTGACCGCCGTCGAACTCGCCGGGATCACCAAGCGATTCCCGGGTGTCGTCGCCAATCACGACATCCATCTCACCGTCCGCCAGGGCACCGTCCACGCCCTCGTCGGGGAGAACGGCGCCGGCAAGTCGACCCTGATGAAGATCCTCTACGGCATGCAGAAGCCGGACGAGGGCACCATCGCGATCGACGGCGAGCAGGTCTCCTTCTCGTCCCCGGCCGACGCCATCGTGCGCGGCATCGGCATGGTGCACCAGCACTTCATGCTCGCCGACAACCTGACCGTTCTGGAGAACGTGGTCCTCGGCAGCGAGAAGCTGTACGGCATCGGCGCCAAGGCCCGCCGCAAGATCAAGGAGATCTCCGACCGGTACGGCTTCGGGGTGCGCCCCGACGTCCTGGTCGAGGAGCTCGGTGTCGCCGAGCGCCAGCGCGTGGAGATCCTCAAGGTCCTCTACCGCGGCGCCCGCACCCTGATCCTGGACGAGCCCACCGCCGTCCTGGTGCCGCAGGAGGTCGACGCGCTCTTCGCCAACCTGCGCGAGCTCAAGGCGCAGGGCCTGTCGGTCATCTTCATCTCGCACAAGCTGGGCGAGGTGCTGTCGGTAGCCGACGAGATCACCGTCATCCGCCGCGGCACGACCGTCGGCACGGCCGTCCCCGCCGAGACCACCCCGCGTCAGCTCGCCGAGCTGATGGTCGGCAGCGAGCTGCCCACCCCGGAGACGGCCGAGTCGACGGTCACCGACCGCCCCGTACTGACCGTCGAGGACCTCCGTCTGGAGACCGCCGGCGGCAAGGCGCTCCTCGACGACATCAGCTTCACCATCCACGCGGGCGAGGTCCTGGGCCTCGCCGGTGTCGAGGGCAACGGCCAGACCGAGCTGGTCGACGCGCTGATCGGCCTCAAGCACGCCGACTCCGGCACCATCACGCTGGCCGACGACGTGATCACCGCCTGGCCCACCCGCAAGCGCCGCGAGCAGGGCGTCGGCTACATCCCCGAGGACCGCCACCGGCACGGTCTGCTGCTGGAGTCCCCCCTCTGGGAGAACCGTATCCTCGGCCATGTGACCGAGCGGCCCAACGCCAAGGGCGTCTGGCTCGACCCGAAGGCCGCGCAGGAGGACACACGCCGGATCGTCGAGGAGTACGACGTCCGCACCCCCGGCATCGACGTCACCGCCGCCTCCCTCTCCGGCGGCAACCAGCAGAAGCTGATCGTCGGCCGCGAGATGAGCCACAAGCCGCGCTTCCTGATCGCCGCCCACCCGACGCGTGGCGTGGACGTCGGCGCGCAGGCCCAGATCTGGGACCAGATCCGCGAGGCCCGCCGCGAGGGCCTGGCCGTGCTGCTGATCTCCGCCGACCTCGACGAGCTGATCGGTCTGTCCGACACCCTCCGGGTGATCTACAACGGCAGGCTGGTCGCCGACGCCGACCCGGCCACCATCACCCCCGAGGAGCTGGGCTCCGCCATGACCGGCGCCGCCACCGGCCACCTCGAACACGAAGAGACCCCCGAGACCCCGGGCAAGGCTCCCGAGTCCCCGGAAGACGAGGCCCGCTGA
- a CDS encoding BMP family lipoprotein produces the protein MRRVSRLAVAGAATASLALVLSACGGTSTEASSSSAGSEGDKGLAIAYDVGGKGDQSFNDAAYAGLEQAKKEFGYETQDIEPTEGETDSDKEQRLVSLAKQGYNPVVGVGYAYATAVKAAAEQYPDTTFGIVDDSTVQLDNVADLVFSEEQASYLAGVAAAKATKTNTVGFVGGVDIPLIHKFQAGFEQGVKDTNSKAEVLTQYLTQTAEEGGFSSPDKGKTAAEGQIEKKADVVYAAAGLSGQGVIEAAAANKIWAIGVDSDQYRQEALAKYKDSILTSATKDVAKAVYNLAKSVEDGNPGTGIVRGDLKTGEVGLAESNPEFKSNTELQEAISTAKEKIISGEIKVKTS, from the coding sequence ATGCGCCGGGTTTCCCGCCTCGCGGTCGCAGGCGCAGCGACCGCCTCCCTCGCCCTCGTCCTCTCCGCCTGCGGCGGCACCTCGACGGAGGCGTCCTCCTCCTCCGCCGGTTCCGAGGGCGACAAGGGCCTCGCCATCGCGTACGACGTCGGCGGCAAGGGCGACCAGTCCTTCAACGACGCCGCGTACGCGGGCCTGGAGCAGGCGAAGAAGGAGTTCGGGTACGAGACCCAGGACATCGAGCCCACCGAGGGCGAGACGGACTCCGACAAGGAGCAGCGCCTGGTCTCGCTGGCGAAGCAGGGCTACAACCCGGTCGTCGGCGTCGGCTACGCGTACGCGACGGCCGTGAAGGCGGCGGCCGAGCAGTACCCGGACACCACCTTCGGCATCGTCGACGACTCCACGGTCCAGCTGGACAACGTCGCGGACCTGGTCTTCTCCGAGGAGCAGGCCTCGTACCTCGCCGGTGTCGCGGCGGCCAAGGCCACCAAGACGAACACCGTGGGCTTCGTCGGCGGTGTGGACATCCCGCTGATCCACAAGTTCCAGGCGGGCTTCGAGCAGGGCGTCAAGGACACCAACTCCAAGGCCGAGGTGCTGACGCAGTACCTGACCCAGACGGCCGAGGAGGGTGGCTTCTCCAGCCCTGACAAGGGCAAGACGGCCGCCGAGGGTCAGATCGAGAAGAAGGCCGACGTCGTGTACGCGGCCGCCGGTCTGTCCGGTCAGGGCGTGATCGAGGCCGCCGCCGCCAACAAGATCTGGGCGATCGGCGTCGACTCCGACCAGTACCGGCAGGAAGCCCTCGCGAAGTACAAGGACTCCATCCTGACCTCGGCGACGAAGGACGTCGCCAAGGCGGTGTACAACCTTGCGAAGTCGGTCGAGGACGGCAATCCCGGGACCGGTATCGTCAGGGGCGATCTGAAGACCGGCGAGGTCGGCCTCGCCGAGTCCAACCCCGAGTTCAAGAGCAACACCGAGCTCCAGGAAGCCATCAGTACGGCCAAGGAGAAGATCATCAGCGGCGAGATCAAGGTCAAGACCAGCTGA
- a CDS encoding BMP family lipoprotein: MRRISKLTRVAVGVASLALAATACGGTSSESGNGGDETGGDKGLAIAYDIGGKGDQSFNDAAYAGLEKAKKEFGYDTRDIEPTEGETDADKEQRLASLAKQGYNPVIGVGFAYGPAMEAVAKDYPDTTFGLIDAEVKADNVASLLFAENEASYLAGVAAAKATKTNTVGFVGGVDIPLIHKFEAGYKQGVEDTSGGKVKVISQYLTQTAEEGGFSSPDKGKAAAEGQIEKKADVVYQAAGLSGQGVIEAAAKAKVWAIGVDSDQYNQEALASYKNYILTSALKDVGGAVYALAKSVEDKKPLTGAQTFDLKVNGVGLSDTNPEYAKIEGLSAAVDKAKADIIAGTIKVKTE; the protein is encoded by the coding sequence ATGCGTCGGATTTCCAAACTGACCCGCGTCGCGGTGGGGGTCGCGTCGCTGGCGCTCGCCGCCACGGCCTGTGGTGGAACCAGCAGCGAGAGCGGCAACGGCGGCGACGAGACCGGGGGCGACAAGGGCCTCGCCATCGCCTACGACATCGGCGGCAAGGGCGACCAGTCCTTCAACGACGCCGCGTACGCGGGCCTGGAGAAGGCGAAGAAGGAGTTCGGGTACGACACCCGGGACATCGAGCCCACCGAGGGCGAGACCGACGCGGACAAGGAGCAGCGCCTGGCCTCCCTGGCCAAGCAGGGCTACAACCCCGTCATCGGCGTCGGCTTCGCGTACGGCCCCGCGATGGAGGCCGTGGCCAAGGACTACCCGGACACCACCTTCGGCCTCATTGATGCCGAAGTGAAGGCCGACAACGTGGCTTCCCTGCTGTTCGCCGAGAACGAGGCCTCGTACCTCGCTGGTGTCGCGGCCGCCAAGGCCACCAAGACGAACACCGTGGGCTTCGTGGGCGGTGTGGACATCCCGCTCATCCACAAGTTCGAGGCCGGCTACAAGCAGGGCGTCGAGGACACCAGCGGCGGCAAGGTCAAGGTCATCTCCCAGTACCTGACCCAGACCGCCGAAGAGGGCGGCTTCTCCAGCCCTGACAAGGGCAAGGCCGCCGCCGAGGGTCAGATCGAGAAGAAGGCCGACGTCGTCTACCAGGCGGCCGGTCTCTCCGGCCAGGGCGTCATCGAGGCCGCCGCCAAGGCGAAGGTCTGGGCGATCGGCGTCGACTCCGACCAGTACAACCAGGAAGCCCTCGCCTCCTACAAGAACTACATCCTCACCTCCGCCCTCAAGGACGTCGGCGGCGCGGTCTACGCCCTCGCCAAGTCCGTCGAGGACAAGAAGCCCCTTACCGGCGCCCAGACCTTCGACCTCAAGGTCAACGGCGTGGGCCTCTCCGACACCAACCCGGAGTACGCCAAGATCGAGGGCCTCTCCGCCGCGGTCGACAAGGCCAAGGCGGACATCATCGCGGGCACGATCAAGGTGAAGACCGAGTAG